One stretch of Flavobacterium sp. 9 DNA includes these proteins:
- the asnB gene encoding asparagine synthase B encodes MCGIVCAFDLKQKAETLRPQVLEMSKIIRHRGPDWSGIYSNDKAILSHERLAIVDPASGKQPLFTEDKKMVLAANGEIYNHRELRKQFAGKYNFQTESDCEVILALYKEKGPHFVDEMNGIFGFAIYDVEKDEYFIARDHMGIIPLYIGWDQHGTFYVASELKALEGYCTKIQLFPPGHYMTSKDGKFVQWYKRDWTEYDAVKDNETSIPAIKEALEAAVHRQLMSDVPYGVLLSGGLDSSITSAVAKKFAQKRIESDDTTDAWYPQLHSFSVGLDGSPDLAAAQIVAKHIGTIHHEIKFTIQEGLDAVRDVIYNLETYDVTTVRASTPMWLMARVIKSMGIKMVLSGEGADELFGGYLYFHKAPNAREFHEENVRKLGKLHMYDCLRANKSLAAWGIEGRVPFLDKEFMDVAMRINPQDKMINKEHPMEKWVVRKAFEDMLPESVAWRQKEQFSDGVGYSWIDTLKEVVAKEVSDEQLANAKYKFPLQTPTSKEEYYYRSIFAEHFPSDAAALCVPQEASVACSTKIALEWDEAFKNMNDPSGRAVASVHDDAYAKA; translated from the coding sequence ATGTGTGGAATCGTATGTGCCTTTGATCTAAAACAAAAAGCCGAAACATTAAGACCTCAAGTATTAGAAATGTCTAAAATCATTCGTCACCGTGGACCAGACTGGAGCGGGATTTATAGTAATGATAAAGCAATTCTTTCTCACGAGCGTTTGGCGATTGTAGATCCAGCTTCAGGAAAACAACCTTTATTTACAGAAGATAAAAAAATGGTTTTGGCTGCAAATGGTGAAATTTACAACCACAGAGAATTGCGTAAACAATTTGCTGGAAAATATAACTTTCAAACTGAAAGTGACTGCGAAGTTATCTTGGCACTTTACAAAGAAAAAGGGCCTCATTTTGTAGATGAAATGAACGGAATCTTTGGATTTGCAATTTATGATGTAGAGAAAGATGAGTATTTTATTGCTCGTGACCATATGGGAATTATTCCATTATATATTGGTTGGGATCAACACGGGACTTTTTATGTAGCTTCTGAATTGAAAGCTTTAGAAGGATATTGTACAAAAATCCAATTGTTTCCTCCGGGACATTATATGACTAGCAAAGACGGTAAATTTGTACAATGGTACAAAAGAGACTGGACTGAATATGATGCAGTAAAAGATAACGAAACAAGTATTCCTGCAATTAAAGAAGCTTTAGAAGCGGCGGTTCACAGACAATTAATGAGTGATGTTCCTTATGGAGTTTTACTTTCCGGAGGTTTAGATTCGTCTATTACTTCGGCTGTAGCCAAAAAATTTGCGCAAAAACGTATTGAGTCAGATGATACAACAGATGCTTGGTATCCGCAATTACATTCTTTTTCAGTAGGATTAGATGGTTCTCCGGATTTAGCAGCAGCTCAAATTGTAGCAAAACATATCGGAACGATTCACCACGAAATTAAATTTACTATTCAGGAAGGTTTAGATGCGGTTCGTGATGTAATTTACAACTTAGAAACTTATGATGTAACTACGGTTAGAGCTTCGACTCCAATGTGGTTAATGGCGAGAGTTATTAAATCAATGGGAATCAAAATGGTTCTTTCTGGTGAAGGTGCTGATGAGTTGTTTGGAGGATATTTATATTTCCATAAAGCACCAAATGCAAGAGAATTTCACGAAGAAAACGTTCGTAAATTAGGTAAACTACACATGTACGATTGTTTACGTGCAAACAAAAGTTTGGCTGCATGGGGAATTGAAGGTCGTGTTCCGTTCCTTGATAAAGAATTTATGGATGTGGCGATGAGAATCAATCCACAAGATAAAATGATCAACAAAGAACATCCAATGGAAAAATGGGTTGTTCGTAAAGCATTCGAAGATATGTTGCCTGAAAGTGTAGCATGGAGACAAAAAGAACAATTCTCTGACGGAGTAGGATATAGCTGGATTGATACTTTGAAAGAAGTGGTAGCCAAAGAAGTTTCAGATGAACAATTGGCAAATGCGAAATATAAATTCCCATTGCAAACACCAACTTCTAAAGAAGAATATTACTATCGTTCGATCTTTGCAGAGCATTTTCCAAGTGATGCAGCAGCATTATGTGTACCTCAGGAAGCAAGTGTGGCTTGTAGTACAAAAATTGCTTTGGAGTGGGATGAAGCTTTCAAAAACATGAACGACCCATCTGGAAGAGCTGTAGCAAGTGTTCATGACGACGCTTACGCTAAAGCATAA
- the asnB gene encoding asparagine synthase B, with the protein MSGLLAVIGKGKDPQLVKELSKRMSHRGPDESDLQIMENGSIISHESLSIIDLKSGKQPIQGTKKAWMVHDGEIYNYQELKDTVLKNHTFRTKSDSEVIVHLYEEFGNDFCNMLDGDFAFVVVDGDNYIAGRDPIGVKPLYYGLDERGRIYFSSEMKPIADQCKTFSTFPPGHYYTPKKGFVKYYQPAYEDYENAVEELNLDLIRDTFTEAVRKRLMSEVPVGVLLSGGLDSSLIAAIASRLLADSGKKLQTFSIGLDVDAPDAKAARKAAEFLGTEHHEVHFSIEDGIGLLEKIIYHIETYDIISVRASVPMYLLSKAIAEKGIKAILSGEGADEIFGGHLYFRNAPSTEEFQKETIERVQKLFTADLLRADKSTMANGIETRVPFLDTAFLDTTIRIRPEEKQPKKYDGVEKYILRKAFDTPENPYLPADILWRQKEQFSDGVGYNWIDELIEHCSCQVTDEQLAGASVEFAYNSPTTKEAYLYRSIFHKYYPQISAAQTVRKWIPKWQENQDPSGRANAAHLEGNFETAKSGVAV; encoded by the coding sequence ATGTCTGGATTATTAGCCGTTATTGGTAAAGGAAAAGACCCGCAACTCGTAAAAGAGCTTTCTAAAAGAATGTCGCATCGTGGTCCTGATGAAAGTGATTTGCAAATTATGGAAAATGGCAGCATAATTAGTCATGAAAGTTTGTCAATTATTGATTTGAAGTCTGGAAAACAACCTATTCAGGGAACTAAAAAAGCCTGGATGGTTCATGATGGAGAAATCTATAATTATCAGGAATTAAAAGATACGGTTCTTAAGAATCATACCTTTAGAACAAAATCAGATTCGGAAGTAATTGTGCATTTGTATGAAGAATTTGGAAATGATTTTTGCAATATGCTTGATGGCGATTTCGCTTTTGTGGTAGTAGATGGCGACAACTATATTGCAGGACGCGACCCTATTGGGGTGAAACCTTTATATTATGGTTTGGATGAAAGAGGAAGAATTTATTTTTCGTCTGAAATGAAACCAATCGCTGATCAGTGTAAAACATTCTCAACTTTTCCTCCAGGACATTATTATACGCCAAAAAAAGGGTTTGTAAAGTATTATCAACCGGCATATGAGGATTATGAAAATGCTGTTGAAGAACTTAATTTAGATTTAATCAGAGATACCTTTACTGAAGCTGTTCGTAAACGTTTAATGAGCGAAGTACCAGTTGGCGTATTGCTTTCGGGAGGTTTGGATTCTTCTTTGATCGCTGCAATTGCTTCTCGTTTATTGGCTGACAGCGGAAAAAAACTACAGACTTTTTCAATTGGTTTAGATGTTGATGCGCCTGATGCAAAAGCGGCAAGAAAAGCAGCTGAATTTTTAGGTACTGAACATCATGAGGTTCATTTTTCGATTGAAGACGGAATTGGGCTTTTAGAGAAAATAATTTATCATATTGAAACTTATGATATAATTTCGGTTAGAGCCAGTGTTCCAATGTATTTATTGTCTAAAGCTATTGCTGAAAAAGGAATTAAAGCGATTCTTTCGGGAGAAGGAGCTGATGAAATTTTTGGAGGACATTTGTATTTTAGAAATGCACCTTCGACGGAAGAATTTCAGAAGGAAACTATCGAAAGGGTTCAAAAATTATTTACAGCAGATTTATTGCGTGCCGATAAATCAACAATGGCAAACGGAATAGAAACAAGGGTTCCGTTTTTGGATACTGCATTTTTGGATACTACTATTCGCATTAGACCAGAAGAAAAGCAACCGAAAAAATATGACGGTGTCGAAAAATACATTTTAAGAAAAGCATTTGACACGCCTGAAAATCCATATTTGCCAGCTGATATTTTATGGCGTCAAAAAGAACAATTTTCGGATGGAGTTGGATATAATTGGATTGACGAATTAATCGAGCATTGTTCATGTCAGGTTACAGACGAGCAATTGGCGGGAGCAAGTGTTGAATTTGCTTATAATTCTCCAACAACAAAAGAAGCTTATTTATACAGATCTATTTTTCATAAATATTATCCGCAAATTAGCGCTGCACAAACGGTTCGAAAATGGATTCCGAAATGGCAGGAAAATCAAGATCCGAGTGGAAGAGCAAATGCTGCACACTTAGAAGGAAATTTTGAAACTGCAAAATCAGGAGTAGCGGTTTAG
- a CDS encoding pitrilysin family protein — protein MRNLLLSGILCCSLASVSSVYAQKPVAPKYIKNVEGVKEYSLNNGLKVLLIPDASQSNMVVNIVYNVGSRNEGYGEKGMAHLLEHMLFKSTKNLGDIKKMLSDKGGNANGTTWLDRTNYYEVFPSSDENLKWSIEMEADRMINATILQEDLSKEFSVVRNEFEIGENNPDRVLQERILSSAYLWHNYGKSTIGSKEDIERVKANTLRVFYEKYYQPDNSTLIIAGKFDEQKALQYVGQYFGAIPKPKRVLDKTYTVEPAQDGEKYVELNRAGDSKNIGALYHTAAYVDKDYAAIDALGEILTSDPSGYLYKSLIETQKVSSIYYWQPTTRDASYIYFGVAVPNDKDIKASKDLVRTELDKIGTTKYTDEDVTRAKAKIIKQLDAIKNNTISFAINLTEIVGAGDYRLGFLYRDAVENLTKEDIQRVADKYFRSNNRTVGIFIPSKDEQRVKPVEYTDDQIVALTKDYKGKALEKETAAFEASIKNLKQNFVEGKLSNGVKYGLIKKEIKGGKVQANFKFPVSNEKDLTGKSDTGGILAQLLKTGTKTRTKEQISDRLDLLKSSIYFNFSGQTLSVSVNTYKENFKEVMEILGDLLVNSTFPENELTKTISEYNTYLEGNLNDPQSVAFTELSRQTTNYPKGSIFYTPTLQEQIDAFKKIKQTEIVDFYKNILGGNNGIGSVVGDLEGKSTVEILENTFGKWNSKSKYELAKPTYFETKVSDKDFITPDKENAVALGRIGFKMTRSSADYPAFVMANEILGSGGFLSARIPMRLREKEGISYGAGSFIDVPITSDVASWSYYAFLNPTKKKAVETATKEEIAKALKDGFTADELKSNLVSWLNERKTRLGADDTLMSLVNTYLQYGIPLEDYDDLENKVKALKVEEVNAVLKKYLSLEKMTSVYAGDFNKKS, from the coding sequence ATGAGAAACTTATTATTAAGTGGAATTCTTTGCTGCTCATTAGCTTCAGTGAGTTCAGTTTATGCACAAAAACCTGTTGCGCCCAAGTACATTAAAAATGTTGAAGGTGTTAAGGAATATTCTTTAAATAATGGACTTAAAGTCCTTTTGATTCCGGATGCTTCTCAAAGCAATATGGTTGTAAATATTGTTTACAATGTAGGATCGAGAAATGAAGGTTATGGCGAGAAAGGTATGGCGCACTTGTTGGAACATATGCTTTTTAAAAGTACCAAAAATCTAGGTGATATTAAAAAAATGCTTTCTGATAAAGGTGGAAATGCAAACGGAACAACTTGGCTTGACCGAACTAACTACTACGAGGTTTTTCCATCAAGTGATGAAAATCTAAAATGGAGTATCGAAATGGAAGCGGATCGTATGATAAACGCGACTATTTTGCAAGAGGATTTATCAAAAGAGTTTTCTGTGGTAAGAAACGAATTTGAGATTGGAGAGAATAATCCTGATCGCGTTTTACAGGAAAGAATACTTTCGTCGGCTTATTTGTGGCACAATTACGGAAAAAGTACTATTGGAAGTAAAGAAGATATAGAAAGAGTAAAAGCGAATACGCTGAGAGTTTTTTATGAAAAATATTATCAGCCAGACAATTCAACTTTGATAATTGCGGGTAAGTTTGATGAGCAAAAAGCTTTACAATATGTTGGACAATATTTTGGGGCTATTCCAAAACCAAAAAGAGTTTTGGATAAAACTTATACGGTTGAACCTGCACAAGATGGTGAAAAATATGTTGAGCTAAACAGAGCCGGAGACAGTAAAAACATTGGTGCTTTGTATCACACAGCGGCTTATGTAGATAAGGATTATGCTGCAATTGATGCTTTGGGCGAGATTTTAACTTCGGATCCATCCGGATATTTATACAAGTCATTAATAGAGACTCAAAAAGTGTCTAGTATTTATTATTGGCAGCCAACAACAAGAGATGCGAGTTATATTTATTTTGGAGTTGCAGTTCCGAATGATAAAGATATTAAAGCGAGTAAAGATTTAGTTAGAACAGAGTTGGATAAAATAGGAACGACTAAATATACTGATGAAGATGTAACGAGAGCAAAAGCAAAAATCATAAAACAACTTGATGCTATAAAAAACAATACTATTTCATTTGCAATAAATCTTACTGAGATTGTTGGAGCCGGAGATTACAGATTAGGTTTTCTGTACAGAGATGCAGTTGAAAATCTGACTAAAGAAGATATTCAAAGAGTTGCAGATAAATATTTCAGAAGTAATAATAGAACGGTTGGAATTTTTATTCCGTCTAAAGATGAGCAAAGAGTGAAACCTGTTGAATATACAGACGATCAAATTGTGGCTTTAACGAAAGATTATAAAGGAAAAGCTTTAGAAAAAGAAACTGCTGCATTTGAAGCTTCTATCAAGAATTTGAAACAAAATTTTGTAGAAGGTAAATTAAGCAATGGCGTAAAATATGGCTTGATCAAAAAAGAAATAAAAGGCGGAAAGGTTCAGGCTAATTTTAAGTTTCCTGTAAGTAATGAAAAGGATTTAACTGGAAAATCAGATACTGGAGGAATTTTGGCTCAGTTATTAAAAACAGGGACAAAAACCAGAACTAAAGAACAAATTAGCGATCGTTTAGATCTATTAAAATCAAGTATTTATTTTAATTTTTCAGGACAAACTTTATCAGTAAGTGTAAATACTTATAAAGAAAATTTTAAAGAAGTAATGGAGATTTTGGGTGATTTGCTTGTTAATTCTACTTTTCCGGAAAATGAATTAACAAAGACAATTAGCGAATACAATACTTATTTAGAAGGAAATCTTAATGATCCGCAATCAGTTGCTTTTACGGAACTTTCAAGACAAACGACAAATTATCCTAAAGGAAGTATTTTTTATACACCAACACTTCAGGAGCAGATTGATGCATTTAAAAAAATCAAGCAAACTGAAATTGTAGATTTTTATAAAAACATTCTTGGAGGAAATAATGGTATTGGAAGTGTAGTAGGAGATTTAGAAGGAAAATCTACAGTTGAGATTTTAGAAAATACTTTTGGGAAATGGAATTCAAAATCGAAATATGAATTAGCTAAACCTACTTATTTTGAAACAAAAGTATCGGATAAGGATTTTATAACTCCGGATAAAGAAAATGCAGTTGCGCTTGGTAGAATTGGTTTTAAAATGACAAGAAGCAGTGCAGATTATCCTGCATTTGTAATGGCTAATGAAATTTTAGGAAGCGGAGGTTTTTTAAGTGCAAGAATTCCGATGAGATTGAGAGAAAAAGAAGGGATAAGTTACGGAGCAGGTTCATTTATTGATGTGCCTATTACAAGTGATGTTGCTTCATGGTCGTATTATGCTTTTTTAAATCCAACTAAAAAGAAGGCTGTTGAAACCGCTACAAAAGAGGAAATTGCAAAAGCATTGAAAGATGGTTTTACAGCTGATGAACTAAAATCAAACCTGGTTAGTTGGCTGAATGAAAGAAAAACAAGATTGGGTGCTGATGATACTTTAATGAGTCTTGTAAACACTTATTTGCAATACGGAATTCCTTTGGAAGATTATGATGACTTGGAAAACAAAGTTAAAGCATTAAAAGTTGAAGAAGTAAATGCTGTTTTGAAAAAGTATTTAAGCTTAGAAAAAATGACTTCTGTTTATGCAGGAGATTTTAATAAGAAATCATAA
- the gyrB gene encoding DNA topoisomerase (ATP-hydrolyzing) subunit B, whose amino-acid sequence MSEEIKKNNYSADSIQALEGMEHVRMRPSMYIGDVGVRGLHHLVYEVVDNSIDEAMGGHCDTIGVAINEDGSVTVEDNGRGIPVDLHKKEGVSALEVVMTKIGAGGKFDKDSYKVSGGLHGVGVSVVNALSVHMKSTVFRDGKIYEQEYERGKSLYPVKQIGETDKRGTRQTFYPDDTIFTQTIEFSYDTLSARMRELSFLNKGITITFTDKREVDEKGEFKSEVFHSDEGLKEYIRYLDGNREPIISHVISMDHEKGEIPVEVALIYNTSYTENIFSYVNNINTHEGGTHLQGFRSGLTRTLKKYADASGMLDKLKFEIAGDDFREGLTAIISVKVAEPQFEGQTKTKLGNREVVSPVSQAVGEMLENYLEENPNDARIIIQKVILAAQARHAAKKAREMVQRKTVMGGGGLPGKLSDCSEQDPARCEVYLVEGDSAGGTAKQGRDRNFQAILPLRGKILNVEKAMHHKVFENEEIRNIFTALGVTVGTAEDSKALNLEKLRYHKVIIMCDADVDGSHISTLILTFFFRFMKELIEEGHVYIAAPPLYLVKKGNKKEYAWNDVQRDQANERMGGSAAIQRYKGLGEMNAEQLWETTMDPSFRTLRQVTIDSLAEADRVFSMLMGDEVPPRREFIEKNAVYANIDA is encoded by the coding sequence ATGAGCGAAGAAATCAAGAAGAACAATTATTCAGCAGATAGTATTCAGGCATTAGAAGGAATGGAGCACGTAAGAATGCGTCCATCGATGTATATTGGAGATGTGGGGGTTCGAGGTCTACATCATTTGGTTTATGAGGTTGTTGATAACTCTATTGATGAGGCGATGGGAGGACATTGCGATACCATTGGCGTTGCAATAAATGAAGACGGTTCGGTAACAGTTGAAGATAACGGTCGTGGTATTCCAGTTGATTTACATAAAAAAGAAGGTGTTTCGGCGCTTGAGGTAGTAATGACTAAGATTGGTGCCGGAGGTAAATTTGATAAAGATTCTTATAAAGTTTCCGGAGGTTTACACGGTGTTGGGGTTTCTGTTGTAAATGCGCTTTCTGTGCATATGAAATCTACTGTTTTTAGAGACGGTAAAATCTACGAACAAGAATACGAAAGAGGAAAATCATTATATCCGGTTAAACAAATTGGAGAAACAGATAAAAGAGGTACACGTCAGACTTTTTATCCTGATGATACTATTTTTACTCAAACAATAGAATTCTCTTATGATACTTTATCAGCTCGTATGCGTGAGCTTTCTTTCTTAAACAAAGGAATCACAATCACGTTTACAGACAAAAGAGAAGTTGATGAAAAAGGTGAATTTAAAAGCGAAGTATTTCATTCTGACGAAGGTCTTAAAGAATACATTCGTTATTTAGATGGTAACCGTGAGCCAATTATTTCTCACGTAATCAGCATGGATCACGAAAAAGGTGAAATCCCGGTTGAGGTTGCTTTGATCTATAATACAAGTTATACAGAGAATATTTTCTCTTATGTAAATAATATTAATACACACGAAGGAGGAACGCATTTACAAGGTTTTAGAAGTGGTTTGACAAGAACCCTTAAAAAATACGCTGATGCATCCGGAATGTTGGATAAGTTGAAATTCGAAATTGCAGGAGATGACTTCCGTGAAGGATTAACAGCTATTATTTCGGTAAAAGTTGCAGAACCACAATTTGAAGGACAAACCAAAACAAAATTAGGAAACAGAGAAGTAGTTTCTCCGGTTTCTCAGGCTGTTGGAGAAATGTTAGAGAATTATTTGGAAGAAAATCCAAATGATGCGAGAATCATTATCCAAAAAGTAATTTTGGCTGCTCAAGCCCGTCACGCTGCGAAGAAAGCACGTGAAATGGTACAACGTAAAACCGTTATGGGTGGCGGTGGATTGCCAGGAAAACTTTCTGATTGTTCTGAGCAGGATCCTGCAAGATGTGAGGTTTACCTTGTCGAGGGAGATTCGGCTGGTGGAACAGCAAAACAAGGTCGTGATCGTAACTTTCAGGCGATTTTACCATTACGTGGTAAGATTTTGAACGTTGAGAAAGCGATGCACCATAAAGTATTCGAAAACGAAGAGATTCGTAACATCTTTACTGCATTAGGAGTTACCGTTGGTACAGCAGAAGACAGTAAAGCCTTAAATCTTGAAAAACTAAGATATCATAAAGTAATCATCATGTGTGATGCCGATGTCGATGGTAGTCACATTTCTACCTTAATATTAACGTTCTTCTTCCGTTTCATGAAAGAATTAATCGAAGAAGGTCACGTTTATATCGCAGCGCCACCTTTATACTTAGTTAAAAAAGGAAACAAGAAAGAATATGCATGGAATGATGTTCAACGTGATCAGGCAAACGAGAGAATGGGAGGAAGTGCTGCTATTCAACGTTATAAAGGTCTTGGAGAGATGAACGCGGAGCAATTATGGGAAACTACAATGGATCCAAGTTTCAGAACATTACGTCAGGTAACAATTGATAGTTTGGCAGAAGCTGATAGAGTTTTCTCAATGTTAATGGGAGATGAGGTACCGCCACGTCGAGAATTTATCGAGAAAAATGCAGTTTACGCAAATATCGATGCATAA
- the mdh gene encoding malate dehydrogenase, translating into MKVTIVGAGNVGATCADVISYRGIASEVVLLDIKEGFAEGKALDIMQCATNTGFNTKVSGVTNDYSKTAGSDVVVITSGIPRKPGMTREELIGINAGIVKTVAENVLKHSPNTIIVVVSNPMDTMTYLALKSTGLPKNRIIGMGGALDSSRFRTYLSLALDKPANDISAMVIGGHGDTTMIPLTRLASYNGIPVTEFLSEEALQKVAADTMVGGATLTGLLGTSAWYAPGASVAYLVDSILNDQKKMIACSVFVEGEYGQNDICIGVPCIIGKNGVEEILDIKLNEQEKALFAKSADAVRGMNDALKSILV; encoded by the coding sequence ATGAAAGTTACCATTGTAGGAGCAGGAAATGTTGGAGCTACATGTGCAGATGTTATTTCTTATAGAGGAATTGCAAGCGAAGTAGTGTTGTTGGATATTAAAGAAGGTTTTGCCGAAGGTAAAGCATTGGATATTATGCAATGTGCTACAAATACAGGTTTTAATACCAAAGTATCTGGAGTAACCAACGATTATTCTAAAACCGCCGGAAGTGATGTAGTGGTTATTACATCAGGGATTCCGAGAAAACCAGGAATGACTCGTGAAGAATTAATTGGTATAAATGCAGGAATTGTAAAAACAGTTGCTGAAAACGTATTGAAACATTCTCCGAATACTATAATAGTTGTAGTTTCTAATCCAATGGATACTATGACCTATTTAGCTTTAAAATCAACCGGATTACCAAAAAACAGAATTATTGGTATGGGAGGAGCGTTAGATAGTTCACGTTTTAGAACTTATCTTTCATTAGCTCTTGATAAACCTGCAAATGATATCTCTGCAATGGTTATTGGCGGACATGGTGATACAACTATGATTCCTTTAACACGTTTGGCATCTTATAACGGAATTCCGGTAACAGAATTCTTATCTGAAGAAGCTTTGCAAAAGGTAGCTGCTGATACAATGGTTGGAGGAGCAACTCTTACAGGTCTTTTAGGGACGTCTGCCTGGTATGCGCCAGGAGCTTCTGTTGCTTATTTAGTTGACAGTATCTTAAACGATCAAAAGAAAATGATTGCTTGTTCTGTTTTCGTAGAAGGAGAGTATGGGCAAAATGATATATGTATAGGAGTGCCTTGTATAATAGGTAAAAACGGAGTAGAAGAAATTTTAGACATCAAATTAAACGA